From the Synechococcus sp. KORDI-49 genome, the window CGGGCCAGCAGCAACTGCGTGGCCAGGGCGTCGGTCTCCTCACGCCAGGTCTCTGCGAATGAGCGGCTGCACTGGCCATGGCTGATCACCGCATTGGTGATCTCCACCCGCTGTTCGGTGCTCACCAGCTGGTTGGCGGAGAGGGCAATGGCAAAGCGATCCAGCAGGTGATCGCGGACGTTGCCCTCCTCCGGGTTGTAGGTGGCGATCAGCAGGGGCCGGCAGGGGTGGCTGAGGCTCAGACCCTCCCGTTCCACCCGGTTCTCGCCGCTGCCCACGGCCGCCAGCATCAGGTTGACGATGCCGTCGTCGAGCAGATTCAATTCATCGACGTAGAGCACACCGCGGTGGGCATCCGCCAGCAGGCCCGGCTGGAACACGGCGCTGCCGCTGGCCAGTGATGCGGTCACATCCACCGCCCCCACCAGCCGGTCCTCGGTAATGCCGAGGGGGATCTGCACGAAGGGTGCCGGGATCACCCGGGAGGGCGCGTCTCCGCTGATCGTCTCGCGGGTGGCCGCATCCCATTCCTCCGGATTGAGGGGATCCAGGTTCCGGCCGACGCCGTTGTCGACGTCGAGGATGTCGATGGGGGGCAGCAGGGCGTGGAGGCCTCTGGCGAGCACGGATTTGCCGGTGCCGCGCCCACCGGCGATCACCACGCCGCCCAGGCCTGGATCAACGGCCGCCAGCAGCAGGGCGAGCTTGAGGGTGCCGTGGCCTGTGATCGCAGCCAGGGGGAAGGCTCGGGTCGCCCGGTCGTCGGTCACCGCAACACCGCTTGCCACCATGGATGCGTTCAGCCCGCATGTGCGCGCCAGTCTCGCTGATGCCCTCAATGGACGATGCCCCGCTGGCCGTGGCCCTGGGAGCCAACCAGCCGAGTGCGGTCGGTTGGCCCCGCGACACCCTCAGGGCTGTGCGGCCTCTGCTTGAGGCAGAACTGACGGACTGGGCCGAGCAGCCCGCGCGCTGCCGCTGGTCGGCGTTGCTGGAGACCGCCCCGGTGGGGCCGGTGGAGCAGCCGGACTATTTCAATGCGGTGCTGCTAGTGGACGGCATGGCGATTGAGCCGACTGAAACGGCAGCTCTGCTGCTGCTGGATCGCCTGCACCAGCTGGAGCGGCAGTTCGGCCGCGATCGTGAGCAGGAGCAGCGCTGGGGCCCCCGCACCCTGGATCTGGATTTGCTGTTCTGGGGGGAACTGCGCCTGGAGCATCCTCGGTTGGTGCTGCCCCATCCGCGGCTGCATCTGCGGGCTTTTGTGATGGAGCCGCTGCTGCAGGCGATGGATGCCGCTCACCCGCCATGCTGGTGAGCCAATCGGCCTGATCCCATGGCGCCGCTGCCGGCCCCGGAGCCCTTCGAGCTGCTGGACACCGTTGAAGCGGTCGATGCCCGCAAGATCCGCTTCGAGCGCAACCGGATCAGATTGCCGATGGGGGTGGAAGCCACCTTCGGGATGATCCGCCACCCGGGCGCGTCTCTGGCAGTGCCGATCACGCCGGATGGGCATGTGGTGCTGCTGCGTCAGTACCGCTTCGCTGTGCAGGCGCGCTTGCTGGAATTCCCTGCGGGAACTCTGGAAGAAGGGGAGGATCCGCTGGAATCGATGCAGCGGGAGCTGGGGGAGGAGGCGGGCTACAGCGCTGCCCGCTGGGATGCGCTGGGTCCGATGCTGCCCTGCCCCGGTTACTCCGATGAGGTGATCCACTGCTTCCTTGCCCGGGAACTCACCCCTCTGGAGAATCCCCCAGCCGGTGATGACGATGAAGATCTGGAGGTGGTGCTGATGACGCCGATGGATCTGGATGCCCGGCTGGGATCCGGCGATGAATGGCTGGATGGCAAGAGCGTCACCGCCTGGTATCGAGCCAAACAATTGCTGGGCCTGGGATGACAACGCCTCGCGTTCTGTTCTGGCATCGCCGTGATCTGCGCCTGGCGGACAACCTCGGCCTTGCGGCGGCGGCGGAGATCAGCCCTGCGCTGACCGGTGTGTATGTGCTCGATCCGAATGTGATCGATCCGCCTGAGCAACTGCCTCCGATGGCGCCGGCTCGGCTGTGGTTCCTGATCGAGAGCCTGATCGAACTGCAGCAGCGCTGGCGGGAGGCCGGCAGCCGCTTGCTGATCCTCGAAGGGGATCCGGTGGCGGTGCTGCCGCAGCTGGCGGAACAGATCGGGGCGGAGTCGGTGGTGTGGAACCGCGATGTGGAGCCCTATGCCCGGGAACGGGACCGGCAGGTGGCCAAGCGCTTGCAGGCGGATGGCCGCATGGTGGTGGTGGATTGGGATCAGCTGCTGATCGCCCCCGAGCTGCTGAAGACCGGTGCAGGAGACCCCTACCGCGTTTATGGCCCGTTTCTGCGCAACTGGCGCGGCCAGGTGCAGGCCAAGCCGCCCATCTGTGTTGAAGCTCCCTCCGATCTCCTCGATCTGGAGGAGGGGGTGGTTCCTGATACCGCCCCCTTGGATGTCCTGGTGGGCAGCCACGGGTTTCAGGGCAGTGAGATCTGCCCCTGCCGCCCCGGCGAATCAGCGGCTCTGCAGCAGCTCAGTTCGTTCTGTGATGGGGCCCTGTTCGGCTACGAGCCCGACCGCAACTTCCCTGGCGTTGTGGGCACGTCATATCTGAGTGCGGCGTTGAGTGTGGGCACCCTCAGCCCGCGTCAGGCCTGGTGTGCCGCCCTGGAGGCCCGTGAGCAGGCCCGCAGCGATGAACAGCGGCATGCCATCGGGGTGTGGGAGCAGGAGCTGGGGTGGCGAGAGTTCTATCAGCAGGCGCTGTTCCATTTCCCCGAGCTGGCGGATGGTCCCTACCGCGAGCAGTGGCGGCGCTTTCCATGGGAGAACAACACCGATTGGTTCGAGCGCTGGAAGGAGGGTCAAACCGGGATGCCGATCATTGACGCGGCGATGCGCCAGCTCAACCAGAGCGGCTGGATGCACAACCGCTGCCGCATGATCGTGGCGTCATTCCTGGTGAAGGATCTGATCTGTGACTGGCGCTGGGGCGAACGCGCCTTCATGGAGTTGGAGGTGGACGGCGATCTGGCTGCCAACAACGGCGGCTGGCAATGGAGCGCCAGCAGTGGCATGGATCCCAAACCGCTGCGCATCTTCAATCCGGCCACTCAGGCCAGCAAGTTCGATGCCGATGGCGACTACATCCGTCGTTGGTTGCCGGAGCTGCGTCACGTCAGCAGCAGGGATCTGATCAGCGGCGAGATCGGCGCGCTGGAACGGCGCGGTTATCCCGAGCCGCTTGTGGAGCACAAGCGTCAGCAGGCGCAATTCAAGGCGCTTTACGCCACCATCCGCGGCTGATTCACGTCGCAGGTGGGGTTGATCAGTTGCTCGAGAACAGACACAACCTGCTGCTGCTCCAGTTCATTGAGTTCCGGGAAGATCGGCAGGCTGAGCACCTGGGAGCAGGTTCTCTCGGTCGCGGGCATCGATCCGGGCTCGAGACCCAGATGGCTGTAGGCGGGCTGGCGGTGAATCGGGATGGGGTAGTACACGATCGTGTTGATGCCTTCGTCCTGCAGCCGCTCCTTCAGCCAGTCACGGCAGCAGCTCTCCGGCAGTCCGTGACTGCTGCTGATCGCTGAGGGGCTGCACTGGGCCTGACAGGTCGGCTGACCGGTGGGGCAACTGCTGACACGCACAACGAACTGGTTCCAGCTGTGGCCCTCTTCGTCTGTCGGAAGCGTGATACCGGGCAGATCAGACAGCAGCTCCCGGTAGCGCGCGGCAATCTCCCGACGGCGGTCGATCCACTCGCTGAGCTTGGGCAGCTTGACGTTGAGCACAGCAGCCTGGATGGCGTCCAGCCGGCTGTTGTATCCCAGGGCCGTATGCAGGTAGCGGCGGGGCATCCCATGCACGGCCAGTTCCCGCATGGTCTGGGCGAGGGTGTCGTCATCGGTGGTGACGGCGCCTCCATCGCCTGCGCCGCCGAGATTTTTGGTGGGGAAAAAGCTGAAGCAGCCCACATCGCCGAAGCTGCCCACCGCCTGGTCCTGCCAGGTCGCTCCGGTGGCCTGGGCGCAATCTTCGATCACCCGCAGGCCATGGCGGGAAGCGATCTCCATCAAACGGGTCATGTCCACCGGCCGACCGAACAGATGCACCGGCATCAGCGCGCGTGTGGATCCGGTGATGGCGGCCTCGATCTGATTCAGATCGATCAGGAAGGTCTCCGGGTCCACATCCACGAAGATCGGTGTCGCACCGACCGCACTGATCGCTTCGGCCGTGGCGAAGAAGCTGAAGGCGCAGGTGATCACCTCGTCGCCAGGACCGATCCCGATGGCCCGCAAGGCCAGGATCAAAGCATCGGTTCCGCTGTTGCAGCCGATGGCGTGGCGCGTGCCGACGTTGTCGGCAAAAGCATGCTCAAACGTGCTGACCTGTGGCCCGCCGATGTACTGACCGCTGCGCAGCACACCGAGAACAGCCTTCTCGAGGTCCGTGCCGAGATCGGTGATCTGCTGGCTGAGGCTGAAGGGAGGCACGTGCATGGCGCTCACCTTAGGCCGCCTCTCAGGCCCTGGATCAGCCGAACCAGTCCGGCTCCAGGCCGGGATGCCATTTCACATTGCAGCCTACCGATGGAATCTGATCGGGGTTCACCGGTTCGCCTGCGAGCACTGCGTTGAGAGCAGCCCGCAGGTCGCTTCCATCGAGAGGCTGGTCGTTGCCGGGACGGCTCCCGTCGAGCTGGCCTCTGTACTGCAGCGTCTGGGGGCTGCTCTCATGGCTGCCAGCAAACAGATAGAACTCCGGTGTGCAGGCGGCTCGCAGGGAGCGGGCCAGAGTCTGGTCCTGATCCATCAGGTATGGGAAGCTCCAGCCGTGACGTTCCGCCTGCTCCATGAGCTGGTCGGCTCCGTCCTGCGGGTGAGTGATCAAGCTGTTGCTGCTCACAGCCAGAAGCTGGATCCGATCCCGGTAATCCCGGTCCAGCCGGGTCAACTCCGGTTCGATGTGCTTGACGAAGGGGCAGTGGGCACAGATCACCATCATCAGCACCGGCTTCTGATCCAGGGCTGAACGATTGAGGGACGCCCCGCTGGTCGTGGGCAGCTGGAAGTCCGGCAGATCCGTGCCCAGGGGCAGCATCGTCGAGGGGGTCAGGGCCATGGCTCCGCTGCAGGAACAGGTGCTCTCCATCAGGATGGCGTCCACTGGCATTCAGGTGAGGTCATGCCGGGACGAAGCTGGTGTCAGACGGCATGGAGCCTGGGACTGTGCCTGTCTCTGCTGGCCTGCGGATCCAAGGATCAGCAGGAGGAATGGACCATCTATGCGCTGCAGCGCAACGAGCCTCACGACGGTCTGGCTGTCGTGAATCAGCCGGATGGTTTCGGCCTGCACATCTTTCTGGAGACCGACACCCGGGATCCCTCCATCTGCAGGCCCAGATGGCTTCCGGATCCGGCCCGGCTGTTCAACGGTCGTGGTTCAGCACCCTTCAGCTCAGGATTGGCGACCCGCCAGGAATTCTTCGAGGCCATGACGCGGGATGCCGTCGTTTCATCCCTGCAGCAGGAGCTGGAAGCCCTCTGCAAGCAGCGCGCTCCCGATGCCCGTTGGCAGTGGCTGGATCCCCCACGCTCTGAGGTGGAAGTGACCCCGGTTCAGTTGCCGGCACTGGAGGAGGAGGATCTGCTCACCGACCCCTACGAGGAGCTTCAGAGACAGAAGGCACTGTTGGGGGATGTCGT encodes:
- a CDS encoding DegT/DnrJ/EryC1/StrS aminotransferase family protein, with the protein product MHVPPFSLSQQITDLGTDLEKAVLGVLRSGQYIGGPQVSTFEHAFADNVGTRHAIGCNSGTDALILALRAIGIGPGDEVITCAFSFFATAEAISAVGATPIFVDVDPETFLIDLNQIEAAITGSTRALMPVHLFGRPVDMTRLMEIASRHGLRVIEDCAQATGATWQDQAVGSFGDVGCFSFFPTKNLGGAGDGGAVTTDDDTLAQTMRELAVHGMPRRYLHTALGYNSRLDAIQAAVLNVKLPKLSEWIDRRREIAARYRELLSDLPGITLPTDEEGHSWNQFVVRVSSCPTGQPTCQAQCSPSAISSSHGLPESCCRDWLKERLQDEGINTIVYYPIPIHRQPAYSHLGLEPGSMPATERTCSQVLSLPIFPELNELEQQQVVSVLEQLINPTCDVNQPRMVA
- the folK gene encoding 2-amino-4-hydroxy-6-hydroxymethyldihydropteridine diphosphokinase, producing MPSMDDAPLAVALGANQPSAVGWPRDTLRAVRPLLEAELTDWAEQPARCRWSALLETAPVGPVEQPDYFNAVLLVDGMAIEPTETAALLLLDRLHQLERQFGRDREQEQRWGPRTLDLDLLFWGELRLEHPRLVLPHPRLHLRAFVMEPLLQAMDAAHPPCW
- a CDS encoding NUDIX hydrolase, with translation MAPLPAPEPFELLDTVEAVDARKIRFERNRIRLPMGVEATFGMIRHPGASLAVPITPDGHVVLLRQYRFAVQARLLEFPAGTLEEGEDPLESMQRELGEEAGYSAARWDALGPMLPCPGYSDEVIHCFLARELTPLENPPAGDDDEDLEVVLMTPMDLDARLGSGDEWLDGKSVTAWYRAKQLLGLG
- a CDS encoding FAD-binding domain-containing protein, with amino-acid sequence MTTPRVLFWHRRDLRLADNLGLAAAAEISPALTGVYVLDPNVIDPPEQLPPMAPARLWFLIESLIELQQRWREAGSRLLILEGDPVAVLPQLAEQIGAESVVWNRDVEPYARERDRQVAKRLQADGRMVVVDWDQLLIAPELLKTGAGDPYRVYGPFLRNWRGQVQAKPPICVEAPSDLLDLEEGVVPDTAPLDVLVGSHGFQGSEICPCRPGESAALQQLSSFCDGALFGYEPDRNFPGVVGTSYLSAALSVGTLSPRQAWCAALEAREQARSDEQRHAIGVWEQELGWREFYQQALFHFPELADGPYREQWRRFPWENNTDWFERWKEGQTGMPIIDAAMRQLNQSGWMHNRCRMIVASFLVKDLICDWRWGERAFMELEVDGDLAANNGGWQWSASSGMDPKPLRIFNPATQASKFDADGDYIRRWLPELRHVSSRDLISGEIGALERRGYPEPLVEHKRQQAQFKALYATIRG
- a CDS encoding thioredoxin family protein, translated to MPVDAILMESTCSCSGAMALTPSTMLPLGTDLPDFQLPTTSGASLNRSALDQKPVLMMVICAHCPFVKHIEPELTRLDRDYRDRIQLLAVSSNSLITHPQDGADQLMEQAERHGWSFPYLMDQDQTLARSLRAACTPEFYLFAGSHESSPQTLQYRGQLDGSRPGNDQPLDGSDLRAALNAVLAGEPVNPDQIPSVGCNVKWHPGLEPDWFG